From the genome of Mycoplasma anserisalpingitidis, one region includes:
- the rpoE gene encoding DNA-directed RNA polymerase subunit delta, which yields MRTMLDIAIDFVYNKEHESAFEFNEIFDVVEDELRGYWIQNLVNDDLPYVKLREKKIGELYRLLTVDGRFIRNNNGTWSPSNK from the coding sequence ATGAGAACAATGTTAGATATTGCGATTGATTTTGTTTACAACAAAGAACATGAAAGTGCTTTTGAATTTAATGAGATCTTTGATGTTGTTGAAGATGAATTAAGAGGATATTGAATTCAAAATTTAGTTAATGATGATTTACCATATGTAAAATTAAGAGAAAAGAAAATAGGTGAATTATATCGTTTATTAACAGTTGACGGACGTTTCATTCGTAATAATAATGGTACTTGAAGTCCATCAAATAAGTAA
- the prfA gene encoding peptide chain release factor 1 — translation MYNSLLKIKEKHDEMEKQLLDPEVVSDIKKYTKITKEINSIKDIVDAFNSYLQAENNLILSKEMLQEKDDELVSLAKMEISSSEEIMSKLTDELKILILPKDENDNRDVIVEIRGAAGGDEANIFAGDLFRMYTKWCDQNDLKWKTLDSTPAEAGGFTLITFSVSGEKPYSKLKFESGVHRVQRVPVTETKGRVHTSTATVTVMPEIDDDVEIEIKPEDIRVDVFRSSGNGGQSVNTTDSAVRITHFKTGIVVSCQEGKSQIQNREIALRILKSKLYDLEIQKKLEEESGYRKLAGSGARSEKIRTYNYPQDRVTDHRISFSTSLSPVMDGKINSIIDALLTEEQNEKIKEAGL, via the coding sequence ATGTATAACTCATTATTAAAGATTAAAGAAAAACACGATGAAATGGAAAAACAACTTCTTGATCCTGAAGTGGTTTCTGATATCAAAAAATACACCAAAATAACAAAAGAAATAAACTCAATTAAAGATATTGTTGATGCATTTAACTCTTATTTACAAGCTGAAAATAATTTGATTCTTTCAAAAGAGATGTTGCAAGAAAAAGATGATGAATTAGTTAGCTTAGCTAAAATGGAAATTTCTAGTTCTGAAGAGATTATGTCTAAATTAACTGACGAATTAAAAATTTTAATTTTACCTAAAGATGAAAATGATAACCGTGATGTTATAGTTGAAATCAGAGGTGCTGCCGGAGGAGATGAAGCTAATATCTTTGCTGGTGATTTGTTTAGAATGTATACAAAATGATGCGACCAAAATGATCTCAAATGAAAAACTCTTGATTCAACACCAGCTGAGGCAGGAGGATTCACTTTAATAACTTTCTCAGTCTCTGGTGAGAAACCATATTCGAAACTAAAATTTGAAAGTGGTGTGCACAGAGTTCAAAGAGTTCCGGTTACTGAGACCAAAGGAAGAGTTCACACAAGTACTGCAACAGTTACAGTAATGCCTGAAATAGATGATGATGTAGAAATTGAAATTAAGCCTGAAGATATTAGAGTTGATGTATTCCGTTCAAGTGGTAATGGAGGTCAGTCAGTTAATACAACCGATAGTGCTGTAAGAATTACACACTTTAAAACTGGTATTGTTGTTTCATGTCAAGAAGGTAAATCACAAATTCAAAATAGAGAAATTGCACTTAGAATTCTTAAATCCAAGCTTTATGATTTAGAAATTCAAAAGAAATTAGAAGAAGAATCTGGATATAGAAAATTAGCTGGTTCAGGTGCTAGAAGCGAAAAAATAAGAACGTACAATTATCCACAAGATAGGGTAACAGATCATAGAATCAGTTTCTCAACTAGTTTATCTCCGGTAATGGATGGAAAAATTAACTCAATTATTGATGCACTATTAACCGAAGAACAAAATGAGAAAATCAAGGAAGCGGGTTTATAA
- a CDS encoding thermonuclease family protein codes for MKKLKRLFLWMSSLSSFSFIFVSASCGIEVKNNTEVGKNKDKVEYGNEYYVINVIDGDTIIIDKDDKQVRVRLYGIDTPETYKIYSDGSDNKDSLARLENYYAIKARDELKDMIWSNQRIIKLKDLGLDKYERTLGVIYSRNNEDLNLKLVESGLARVHYISSNPKSVYYTKTDFEKEYHKKLLLIESESKNKEEGFWKEKNIKDVFKKG; via the coding sequence ATGAAGAAATTAAAACGTTTATTTTTATGAATGAGTTCATTAAGCTCGTTTAGTTTCATTTTTGTTAGTGCTTCATGTGGAATTGAAGTTAAAAATAACACTGAGGTAGGCAAAAACAAAGATAAAGTCGAGTATGGAAATGAATATTATGTAATTAATGTTATTGATGGGGACACAATAATCATTGATAAGGATGATAAACAGGTAAGAGTTAGATTATATGGTATTGATACACCTGAAACTTATAAAATCTACTCAGATGGAAGTGATAATAAAGATAGTCTAGCACGACTTGAAAATTACTATGCAATTAAAGCAAGAGATGAATTGAAAGATATGATTTGAAGCAATCAAAGAATAATTAAACTCAAGGATCTTGGACTTGATAAATACGAGAGAACTCTAGGAGTAATTTATTCAAGAAATAATGAAGATTTAAACTTAAAATTAGTAGAATCAGGTCTAGCCAGAGTTCATTATATAAGTTCAAATCCAAAAAGTGTTTATTATACAAAAACTGATTTTGAAAAAGAATATCATAAAAAATTATTGTTAATTGAGAGTGAATCCAAAAATAAAGAAGAAGGTTTTTGAAAAGAAAAGAATATTAAAGATGTATTTAAGAAAGGATAG
- a CDS encoding AAA domain-containing protein, translating to MNQSNSFVKNPNQRYAAILDNLLEVTQNDPSVFTSLNTNHFYDFYKVFGREYFSALVRVSSSSGAKIELPFIESNLSRVRKAAENIEEPSLMLELFKNNDLELSDNIKSQLFSNFENTKPKLIEKIRVDIQKSALKWKILERKALSVLDETNIWPMHLGFLYVSVSIEDKKIYAPLFFHEVSIEFKNGRPFLIVHKNVKLNEKLVFILNNAGFNINITFDYSGMSIEQIIFRLSRDWNNVFPLPESIVTPFEKKNPDNINNKTIQFHTGMVLGIFLPGGGYSRKRMKEIIDNDEIDKIFNIDFLKSAYAKKLDKQIFTDKPKLFNITKTNFSQDRAILSSLIQDTVIWGPPGTGKSQTIVNLLANILFVGRTALVASQKKAALEVIRNRLQDLRMFCLCLLTSKDFSKRSFYEPLQAFIDYLEYFSEFKSLPAGGNQIIQDDELKWIEITKDINKSQSVDKILDTYRFLMSNCYKALSSNTKESATNLSETGLNKTDYDNLRILAKNVEMPHSVSQSGTIDLTEFGPWKKEFMRLNDKSNAFTRYTNPENFKHYRQLRKRAKEIENLLPRNYSGQISDFFIKTASVSYEQLEWVESISSRQPDYDRNELTEIENIKKIMTINTIRKITRFSPEDLQMYKEFAATIRLANMDPHKFIKNYGRIIKKIIPVVITTPDTDLSIWEKGEFDYVILDESSQIFIEKGLPLLYLGKTKILSGDENQMRPTNWFGVRSSDDTIFGNVESLLDYALSLGVFKILLDKNYRANHASLMTFSSKHFYKSQLDVVDVAGANDEDAIEVIQVNGKWEDNKNIVEANKAIEILKENIDNYKKIILLSFNAKQGDYITNLIIQKYPDLEMAMRENRLMIRNLENIQGDEADLVVATVAYDKTAKIFSTYVGRTGGMNALNVAISRAKDKMIVIKTIKSTDISNNTNSTDTMIFRLWLEFLEKTDQERRDFVKIAINRGKNSTLTSYENNISEIVVNDIDKVTRNKTNVELVQNYSVGTLNIDLMVLVDKKPYKAYIFDDFSYVKNVNNFIEFKDKYKFLKSKNYDVKLVNIINWAIVKNSEMKCYEDSKILQFINSNYGANNFTRNNDDEEIALNLSDDFYNENTSKDINELSKEWALYFSDEEKEEDANTKELIKPEVVKKATKNKENNALKPTKKTSSKKTSSKITKEK from the coding sequence ATGAATCAATCAAACAGTTTTGTAAAAAACCCTAATCAAAGATATGCTGCAATTTTAGATAATTTACTCGAAGTAACTCAGAATGACCCTTCAGTTTTTACATCTCTTAATACAAATCATTTCTATGATTTTTACAAAGTTTTTGGTAGAGAATACTTTAGTGCTTTAGTAAGAGTTAGTTCTTCAAGTGGGGCTAAAATCGAATTGCCATTTATTGAATCTAACTTATCAAGAGTTAGAAAAGCTGCTGAAAACATTGAAGAACCAAGTTTGATGCTTGAACTTTTTAAAAATAACGACCTTGAATTAAGTGATAACATTAAATCACAATTATTTTCTAATTTTGAAAATACTAAACCAAAATTAATTGAAAAAATTAGAGTAGACATTCAAAAATCTGCATTGAAATGAAAAATTCTTGAAAGAAAAGCTCTTTCTGTTTTAGATGAAACTAATATTTGACCAATGCACCTTGGTTTCTTATATGTTTCAGTTTCTATTGAAGATAAGAAAATTTATGCACCCTTATTTTTTCATGAAGTAAGTATTGAATTTAAAAATGGTAGACCTTTTTTAATTGTTCACAAAAATGTTAAATTAAATGAAAAACTTGTGTTTATTCTTAATAATGCTGGTTTTAATATCAATATAACATTTGATTATTCAGGAATGTCTATTGAACAAATAATCTTTAGACTAAGTAGAGACTGAAATAATGTTTTCCCACTTCCAGAAAGTATAGTAACTCCTTTTGAGAAAAAGAATCCAGACAACATTAATAATAAAACCATCCAATTCCATACTGGTATGGTTTTAGGTATATTTTTACCTGGTGGTGGATATTCAAGAAAGAGAATGAAAGAAATTATTGATAATGATGAAATTGATAAAATCTTTAACATTGATTTTCTTAAATCTGCATATGCTAAAAAATTGGATAAACAAATTTTCACAGATAAACCAAAATTATTCAACATCACTAAAACAAATTTCTCACAAGACAGAGCTATTTTATCATCGCTAATCCAAGATACAGTTATTTGAGGTCCACCTGGTACTGGTAAATCTCAAACTATTGTTAACTTACTTGCTAATATTCTTTTTGTTGGAAGAACCGCTTTAGTTGCTTCACAAAAAAAAGCAGCTCTTGAAGTTATTAGAAACCGTTTACAAGATCTTAGAATGTTCTGTTTATGTTTACTAACAAGTAAAGATTTTAGCAAAAGAAGTTTTTATGAACCTCTTCAAGCATTTATTGATTATTTAGAGTATTTTAGTGAATTTAAATCTCTTCCAGCTGGTGGTAACCAAATAATTCAAGATGATGAATTAAAATGAATTGAAATTACTAAAGATATAAATAAAAGTCAATCGGTTGATAAAATTCTTGATACATATAGATTTTTAATGTCTAATTGTTATAAAGCATTGAGTTCAAACACTAAAGAATCTGCAACAAATTTAAGTGAAACAGGACTAAATAAAACTGATTATGATAATTTAAGAATTTTAGCTAAAAATGTTGAAATGCCTCATAGTGTTTCACAAAGCGGAACTATAGATTTAACTGAATTCGGTCCATGAAAAAAAGAATTCATGAGATTGAATGACAAATCAAATGCTTTTACTAGATATACAAATCCTGAGAACTTTAAACACTATAGACAATTAAGAAAACGAGCTAAAGAAATCGAAAACTTATTACCACGTAATTACTCAGGTCAAATTAGTGATTTCTTTATTAAAACAGCTTCAGTTTCATATGAACAACTAGAATGAGTTGAATCAATTTCAAGCAGACAACCTGATTATGATCGTAATGAGTTAACTGAAATTGAAAATATCAAAAAAATCATGACAATTAACACAATAAGAAAAATTACTCGTTTTAGTCCGGAAGATTTACAAATGTATAAGGAATTTGCTGCAACAATTAGATTAGCAAATATGGACCCGCACAAATTCATTAAAAATTATGGAAGAATTATTAAGAAAATCATTCCTGTTGTAATTACTACTCCCGACACTGACTTAAGTATTTGAGAAAAAGGCGAGTTTGATTATGTTATTCTTGATGAATCATCACAGATTTTTATCGAGAAAGGTTTACCATTACTTTATTTAGGTAAAACAAAAATTCTTTCTGGTGATGAAAATCAAATGCGTCCAACTAACTGATTCGGTGTAAGAAGTAGTGATGACACAATTTTTGGAAATGTTGAATCACTTCTTGATTATGCACTAAGTTTAGGTGTATTTAAAATTTTACTTGACAAAAACTATCGTGCTAACCACGCTTCATTAATGACTTTCTCGTCAAAACACTTTTATAAATCACAACTTGACGTAGTCGATGTTGCTGGTGCTAATGATGAAGACGCTATAGAAGTTATTCAAGTAAATGGTAAATGAGAAGACAACAAAAATATCGTAGAAGCTAACAAAGCTATAGAGATTCTCAAAGAAAACATAGATAATTATAAAAAAATCATTTTACTTTCATTTAATGCTAAGCAAGGTGATTATATTACCAACTTAATTATTCAGAAATATCCTGATCTTGAAATGGCGATGCGAGAAAATCGTCTTATGATAAGAAATCTTGAAAATATCCAAGGTGACGAGGCTGATTTAGTTGTAGCTACGGTGGCTTACGATAAAACAGCTAAAATTTTCTCAACATATGTTGGTCGTACAGGTGGTATGAACGCATTAAATGTTGCTATTTCTCGTGCAAAAGACAAAATGATTGTTATTAAAACAATTAAATCAACAGATATTTCAAACAACACAAACAGTACCGATACAATGATTTTCAGACTTTGATTAGAGTTCCTAGAAAAAACAGATCAAGAAAGACGTGATTTTGTAAAAATCGCTATTAATCGTGGTAAAAATTCAACTCTAACCAGTTATGAAAATAACATTTCAGAAATTGTAGTTAATGACATTGACAAGGTTACAAGAAATAAAACTAATGTTGAATTAGTTCAAAATTACTCTGTTGGAACATTAAATATTGATTTAATGGTCTTAGTTGATAAAAAACCATATAAAGCTTATATTTTTGATGATTTTAGTTATGTTAAAAACGTAAATAATTTTATTGAATTTAAGGATAAATATAAATTCTTGAAATCTAAAAATTATGATGTTAAATTAGTAAATATCATTAATTGAGCAATCGTTAAAAACAGCGAAATGAAATGTTATGAAGATAGCAAAATATTGCAATTCATTAATTCAAATTATGGAGCAAATAATTTCACTAGAAATAATGATGATGAAGAAATTGCATTAAATCTTTCTGATGATTTCTACAATGAAAACACTTCTAAAGATATTAATGAATTATCTAAAGAATGAGCACTATACTTTAGTGATGAGGAAAAAGAGGAAGATGCTAATACAAAAGAGTTGATCAAACCTGAAGTAGTTAAAAAAGCAACAAAAAATAAAGAAAATAATGCATTAAAACCAACTAAAAAAACCAGTTCTAAAAAAACTTCTTCAAAAATTACTAAGGAAAAATAA
- a CDS encoding redoxin domain-containing protein, translated as MKKIFFKDLEVTLFGEQLKVGDSLNNISDLYPAGSFAGQTVEFDKEKYKILTTYPSVDTSVCDFQVLELSKITSEYPEFDYIGISVDLPSALNSYKSMHPTGSIKMYSDYRNKNFAKKSGLLIDELQLLGRSIFVLDKENKVVYSEIKEQVGEQINFEKLREVLNSIK; from the coding sequence ATGAAAAAAATATTTTTTAAAGATTTAGAGGTGACTTTATTTGGAGAACAATTAAAAGTAGGTGATTCTCTTAATAATATTAGTGATTTATATCCAGCTGGAAGTTTTGCTGGACAAACTGTTGAATTCGATAAAGAAAAATACAAAATTTTAACAACATATCCATCAGTTGATACTAGTGTTTGTGATTTTCAAGTATTAGAATTATCTAAAATAACTTCAGAATATCCAGAATTTGATTATATTGGTATTTCTGTAGACTTACCGTCTGCATTAAATTCATATAAATCAATGCATCCTACTGGTTCAATTAAGATGTATTCAGACTATAGAAATAAAAATTTTGCTAAAAAATCTGGACTATTAATTGACGAATTGCAATTATTAGGAAGATCTATTTTTGTTTTAGATAAAGAAAATAAAGTAGTATATTCTGAAATCAAAGAACAAGTAGGTGAACAAATAAACTTTGAAAAATTAAGAGAAGTTCTTAATAGTATTAAGTAG
- a CDS encoding glycerophosphodiester phosphodiesterase family protein encodes MKKQLILGHRGYSAVAPENTKLAFDAALIFGFDGVEMDVHQTKDGELVVIHDESTLRTAKEDFKILNTNYKKVENLDYSSFFKIATPKQKLLTLKEFLDLYAYVETFKMINIEIKTDVIEYDNIEQRINDLCLQYPNIEDKLVFSSFNFNSLRKLKKINPKWKLGFLFWKKSQIEEISKQEILDTVDYLHPWAKLYKRNKELISSFKLPLNIWTIKSKKEFKHFEEDENVLSQISNYKF; translated from the coding sequence ATGAAAAAACAATTGATTTTAGGACACAGAGGTTATTCAGCAGTTGCACCAGAAAATACAAAACTAGCCTTTGATGCAGCACTTATTTTTGGTTTTGATGGTGTTGAAATGGATGTTCATCAAACTAAAGATGGAGAATTAGTAGTGATACATGATGAAAGTACATTAAGAACAGCAAAAGAAGATTTTAAGATACTAAACACAAATTACAAAAAAGTTGAAAATCTTGACTACTCTTCATTTTTTAAGATTGCAACTCCAAAACAAAAATTATTAACATTGAAAGAATTTTTGGATTTATATGCCTATGTTGAGACATTTAAAATGATTAATATTGAAATTAAAACTGATGTTATTGAATATGATAATATTGAACAAAGAATCAATGATTTATGTTTACAATACCCAAATATTGAAGATAAATTAGTTTTTAGTTCCTTCAATTTTAATAGTCTAAGAAAACTTAAAAAAATAAATCCTAAATGAAAATTAGGATTCCTATTTTGAAAAAAAAGTCAAATAGAAGAAATTTCAAAACAAGAAATTCTTGACACAGTTGATTATTTACACCCTTGAGCAAAACTTTATAAAAGAAATAAAGAATTAATATCGTCATTTAAATTACCACTTAATATTTGAACTATTAAATCAAAAAAAGAGTTTAAACATTTCGAAGAAGATGAAAATGTTTTAAGTCAAATTAGTAATTACAAGTTTTAA
- the def gene encoding peptide deformylase yields MYEINLVKLPRKVLREKSLEVPIPLSDEDIELAEKMIYHVDDSQKPNTKFRPAVGVAAVQYGILKRVFYIHVKDYQDRTIFRDVLFNPVVLNKAVMLNALAEGEGCLSVDDSWPNQEGFIHRANRIVVKAYSYFQQKEVTYDVSDYVAIVMQHELDHLDGKLFIDHINKKHPWRKKEKCKYL; encoded by the coding sequence ATGTATGAAATAAATTTAGTTAAACTACCAAGAAAAGTTTTAAGAGAAAAATCATTAGAAGTTCCAATTCCTTTGTCTGATGAGGATATTGAATTAGCAGAAAAAATGATTTATCATGTTGATGATAGTCAAAAACCTAACACTAAATTTAGACCAGCTGTCGGAGTTGCTGCAGTTCAATATGGAATATTAAAAAGAGTATTTTATATCCACGTAAAAGATTATCAAGATAGAACTATTTTTAGAGATGTTTTGTTTAATCCTGTTGTTCTTAATAAAGCTGTAATGCTTAATGCTTTAGCTGAAGGCGAAGGATGTTTAAGTGTTGATGATAGTTGACCTAATCAAGAAGGTTTTATTCATAGAGCAAATAGAATTGTTGTAAAAGCTTATAGTTATTTTCAACAAAAAGAAGTGACTTATGATGTTTCTGACTATGTAGCTATTGTGATGCAACATGAATTAGACCATCTAGATGGTAAATTATTTATTGACCACATTAATAAAAAACACCCTTGAAGAAAAAAAGAAAAATGTAAATATTTATAG
- the fba gene encoding class II fructose-1,6-bisphosphate aldolase: MALVNAKEMLRKAKEGKYAIPHININNLEWAKAVLLTAEAEKSPVIVATSEGALKYMGGFNVVVGMVKGLVEDLKITVPVALHLDHGSYEGAKKAVEAGYTSLMFDGSHLPYEENYAKTKELVELAKKHNMSVEAEIGTIGGEEDGIVGNGELADPKQAKEMAALGIDVLAAGIGNIHGPYPASWKSLSFETLQEISKAAGIGIVLHGGSGIPSDQIKRAISEGVTKINVNTELQQANHKALRAYIESGEDLKGKNFDPRKLLKSGYEAMCQTVRDKIHEFGSNNKA; the protein is encoded by the coding sequence ATGGCATTAGTTAACGCTAAAGAAATGCTTAGAAAAGCAAAAGAAGGTAAATATGCAATTCCTCACATTAACATTAATAACCTTGAATGAGCTAAAGCGGTTTTATTAACAGCTGAAGCTGAAAAATCACCTGTTATTGTTGCTACAAGTGAAGGTGCATTAAAATACATGGGTGGATTTAATGTTGTTGTTGGAATGGTTAAAGGACTTGTTGAAGACTTAAAAATTACTGTTCCTGTTGCTTTACACTTAGACCACGGTTCATATGAAGGAGCAAAAAAAGCTGTTGAAGCTGGATATACATCATTAATGTTTGATGGTTCACACTTACCATATGAAGAAAACTACGCTAAAACTAAAGAATTAGTTGAATTAGCTAAAAAACACAATATGTCAGTTGAAGCCGAAATCGGAACAATTGGTGGTGAAGAAGACGGTATTGTTGGAAATGGTGAATTAGCTGATCCAAAACAAGCTAAAGAAATGGCTGCTTTAGGAATCGATGTTTTAGCAGCTGGTATTGGAAACATTCATGGACCTTACCCAGCATCATGAAAATCATTAAGTTTTGAAACTTTACAAGAAATTTCTAAAGCTGCTGGAATCGGTATTGTATTACATGGTGGAAGTGGTATTCCAAGCGATCAAATCAAAAGAGCTATCAGTGAAGGTGTTACAAAAATTAATGTTAACACAGAATTACAACAAGCTAACCACAAAGCTTTACGTGCATACATTGAATCTGGTGAAGATCTTAAAGGTAAAAACTTTGATCCACGTAAATTATTAAAATCTGGTTATGAAGCTATGTGTCAAACTGTTAGAGACAAAATTCACGAATTTGGCTCAAATAATAAAGCTTAG
- the msrA gene encoding peptide-methionine (S)-S-oxide reductase MsrA: MKKIYLAGGCFWGVQAYFNTIKGVINSTVGYANSKTKNPTYQEVKSQKTGAVEAVEIFYDENVISLREITEKLLEVIDPTELNKQGEDVGTQYRNGIYFIDSKDEQVIKQVVDKIAKNYNKELATEVLELKNYYLAEEYHQDYLEKNKGAYCHIKFENKQSFKLELADENSKDEILALANKKPYHNFFVIGDIEQFGILSETTKTYIIRVENKIRAIAFVFLGTLILVDEDSLISEKEIAQVIKTHKIRNIIYQKNNVRSVQNTLDLLNLKARNSMEELLILDKPTWTKQYGLLSRMAERDEIELIIEGRKQIKEFTTIDESQTSVEIMTKQFDQNFYVPFIVREFDKIISHAAVTCSTKNAAMIGGVYTLNEYRNKGYAKDSLMGLCNWIIKNNKIPILFFDNPNAGKLYYSLGFEKVGEIFISFIRKD; the protein is encoded by the coding sequence ATGAAAAAAATATATTTAGCTGGAGGTTGTTTTTGGGGCGTTCAAGCATACTTTAACACCATAAAAGGTGTTATAAATTCAACAGTAGGTTATGCGAATTCAAAAACAAAAAATCCAACTTATCAAGAAGTTAAATCACAGAAAACCGGTGCAGTTGAAGCAGTTGAAATATTCTATGATGAAAATGTAATTTCACTTAGAGAAATTACTGAAAAATTACTTGAAGTTATTGATCCAACTGAGTTAAACAAGCAAGGCGAAGATGTCGGTACTCAATACAGAAATGGAATTTATTTTATTGATTCTAAAGACGAGCAAGTTATTAAACAAGTTGTAGATAAAATTGCCAAAAATTATAATAAAGAACTTGCAACTGAAGTTTTAGAACTTAAAAATTACTATCTTGCTGAGGAATATCACCAAGATTATCTTGAAAAAAACAAAGGAGCTTATTGTCATATTAAATTTGAAAATAAACAATCATTCAAATTAGAATTAGCTGATGAAAATAGTAAGGATGAAATTTTAGCTTTAGCTAATAAAAAACCTTATCATAATTTCTTTGTGATTGGTGATATTGAACAATTTGGTATTTTAAGTGAAACAACCAAAACCTATATTATCAGGGTAGAAAATAAAATAAGAGCAATAGCGTTTGTTTTTCTAGGAACCTTGATTTTAGTTGATGAAGATTCGCTGATTAGTGAAAAAGAGATTGCTCAAGTAATTAAAACACATAAAATAAGAAATATCATTTACCAAAAGAACAATGTAAGATCTGTTCAAAATACTTTGGATTTATTAAATCTTAAAGCTAGAAATTCAATGGAAGAGCTATTAATTTTAGATAAACCAACTTGAACTAAACAGTATGGATTGTTATCAAGAATGGCTGAACGCGATGAAATTGAACTGATAATCGAAGGAAGAAAACAAATTAAAGAATTTACTACCATTGATGAAAGTCAAACAAGTGTTGAAATTATGACCAAACAATTTGACCAAAATTTTTATGTACCATTTATTGTTAGAGAATTTGATAAAATAATTTCTCACGCAGCTGTAACTTGTTCAACAAAAAACGCAGCTATGATTGGAGGTGTTTACACTTTAAACGAATATAGAAATAAAGGTTATGCAAAAGACTCATTAATGGGATTGTGTAACTGAATAATAAAAAATAACAAAATTCCAATTTTATTTTTCGATAATCCAAATGCTGGTAAATTATATTATTCATTAGGATTTGAAAAAGTTGGTGAAATATTTATAAGTTTTATAAGAAAGGATTAA
- a CDS encoding PTS glucose transporter subunit IIB, giving the protein MNFKMKLKVIFLSIITLGFIWIKWTKESKNQDNTIYQSKKSGINVHKLLEYIGKNNIKSISNTSSRLVLEIINPEEIQIENIKKIGKVSGIMLNSKKISIILNEYTLAVKEELESLRGK; this is encoded by the coding sequence ATGAATTTTAAGATGAAGTTAAAAGTTATTTTTTTAAGCATTATAACTCTTGGATTTATTTGAATAAAATGAACTAAAGAATCAAAAAATCAAGATAACACAATTTATCAATCCAAAAAAAGTGGTATTAATGTGCATAAATTGCTTGAATATATTGGTAAAAATAATATAAAAAGTATCTCAAATACAAGTTCAAGATTGGTTTTAGAAATAATAAATCCTGAAGAAATACAAATTGAAAATATTAAAAAAATAGGTAAAGTTAGTGGGATTATGTTAAATTCTAAAAAAATTTCAATTATTTTAAATGAATACACTTTAGCTGTAAAAGAAGAATTAGAATCATTAAGAGGTAAATAA
- a CDS encoding ArsR family transcriptional regulator has protein sequence MIKLEDFFKVCSSKINLELLIHLYLCEENECNVQSLVELTGQKQANISKHFMYLRKLKLVESFKNGANVFYKLNPEFKKTYSKYLDHISLDPDYSKFACECIDWNNVKREIIHNH, from the coding sequence TTGATTAAATTAGAAGATTTCTTTAAGGTTTGTTCTTCAAAGATAAATTTAGAGTTACTAATTCACTTGTACCTTTGTGAAGAAAACGAATGTAATGTTCAATCACTTGTAGAACTTACTGGTCAAAAACAAGCTAATATTTCAAAACATTTTATGTATTTAAGGAAATTAAAATTAGTTGAATCATTTAAAAATGGTGCTAATGTATTTTATAAATTAAATCCTGAATTTAAGAAAACTTATTCAAAATATTTAGATCATATTTCACTTGATCCAGATTATTCAAAATTTGCATGTGAATGCATTGATTGAAATAATGTTAAACGTGAAATAATTCATAATCATTAA